The Tripterygium wilfordii isolate XIE 37 chromosome 4, ASM1340144v1, whole genome shotgun sequence genome has a window encoding:
- the LOC119996401 gene encoding abscisic stress-ripening protein 5-like isoform X1, translated as MAEEKHHHHLFHHNKDEEKPIETDVYSEATYTTTQPAETGVYSEAAYTTQANPEVDYEKEKKHHKHKEHLGELGAAAAGAYALYEKHEAKKDPEHAHRHKIEEEVAAAAAVGAGGFVFHEHHEKKETKKEEEEAHGKKHHHLF; from the exons ATGGCTGAGGAGAAGCACCACCACCATCTCTTCCACCACAACAAGGATGAGGAGAAACCAATAGAGACGGACGTTTACTCTGAGGCTACATACACTACTACTCAGCCTGCAGAGACGGGCGTTTACTCTGAGGCTGCATACACTACTCAGGCTAATCCTGAAGTTGACtatgagaaggagaagaaacacCATAAGCACAAGGAGCACCTCGGCGAGCTTGGGGCTGCTGCCGCGGGTGCCTATGCCTTG TATGAGAAGCATGAGGCAAAGAAGGATCCAGAGCATGCTCACAGGCACAAGATAGAAGAGGAggtagcagcagcagcagcagttggTGCTGGTGGGTTTGTGTTCCATGAGCATCATGAGaagaaagaaaccaagaaagaagaagaagaggctcATGGCAAGAAGCACCACCATCTcttttag
- the LOC119997388 gene encoding protein SET DOMAIN GROUP 41 isoform X3, with protein MEMEMEMEMRASEDTEMGRDITPPLPPIAYSLHNSFLLSHCSSCFSPLSSSLRYPPLLPNPSSTHHVFYCSPQCSSSDSPLHFSTAEFHLLHSPSIPDDDSADLRVALRLLLSLPDSATQIDRVAGLLTNRHKLSSSGNTEILTRIRDGAREMAAARRARCGVTEDDEDDVVLEEAALCLVITNAVEVQDADGRAIGISVYDTAFSWINHNCSPNACYRFLLNFTNTESSSSGESVLRIVPAANQGDTSVCTHNQSKKGCKNYGPKIIVRSIRRIKKGEEVTIAYTDLLQPKEIFVSKLDSSILGCCVYIEKATDNLTDYIEQVVNDYLSVGDPESCCKRLENVLNQGFFYEQLETRKENSPLNFNVRLHPLHHLSLSSIYMTLASAYKIRASDLYALHTELDKRLRKAFAMIRTSAAYSLLLAGATHHLYCFDSSLIASVANFWTSAGESLVNLARSSLWDLFETSELPISDVSSVVKHGCPKCSLVNTFDANLSHIQALLADFENICNKFLDCITNLTQKVWSFLIRGCHYLNVVKDPIDFSWLESSNALDMEAWLGGSIGTDESSCMMVEALCHDHQRRNIFLLGVHCLLYGGFLVSVCYGQHSHLIHHISTVLCPVEHVIE; from the exons atggagatggagatggagatggagatgaggGCGAGCGAAGACACAGAGATGGGACGAGACATAACCCCACCACTCCCTCCCATAGCATACTCTCTCCACAACTCCTTCCTTCTCTCTCACTGTTCCTCCTGCTTCTCGCCCCTCTCCTCCTCCCTCCGATACCCTCCTCTTCTCCCTAACCCTTCCTCCACCCACCATGTCTTCTACTGCTCTCCACAATGCTCCTCTTCCGACTCCCCTCTCCACTTCTCCACCGCCGAATTCCACCTCCTCCACTCCCCTTCCATCCCCGACGACGACTCCGCCGACCTCCGCGTAGCCCTCCGCCTCCTCCTCTCCCTCCCCGACTCAGCAACACAAATTGATCGAGTCGCCGGCTTGTTGACTAACCGCCACAAACTTTCCTCCTCCGGGAACACCGAGATTTTGACCAGAATTCGTGATGGAGCGAGGGAAATGGCTGCCGCTAGACGGGCTCGATGTGGCGTGACTGAGGACGATGAAGACGATGTCGTTTTGGAGGAGGCCGCGCTCTGCTTGGTTATTACGAATGCTGTGGAGGTGCAGGATGCTGATGGGCGGGCCATAGGAATTTCTGTGTATGACACGGCGTTCTCTTGGATAAATCACAACTGTTCTCCCAATGCTTGTTACCGGTTTCTCCTCAATTTTACCAATACTGAATCCTCTTCTTCGGGGGAGTCTGTGCTTCGTATTGTTCCAGCTGCCAATCAA GGTGATACAAGTGTCTGTACCCATAATCAATCGAAAAaag GCTGCAAGAATTATGGTCCGAAAATCATTGTTAGAAGCATTAGGAGGATTAAGAAAGGCGAGGAGGTGACTATTGCATACACTGACTTGTTGCAACCCAAG GaaatttttgtttccaaactgGACTCTTCAATCTTAGGCTGCTGTGTTTATATCGAGAAGGCAACTGATAATTTAACCGATTATATAGAGCAAGTTGTTAATGATTATCTATCAGTTGGTGATCCTGAATCTTGCTGCAAGAGGCTTGAGAACGTTCTTAATCAAGGATTTTTTTATGAGCAGTTAGAAACCAGGAAAGAAAATTCCCCATTGAATTTCAATGTCAGGTTGCATCCTCTGCACCATCTCTCTCTTAGCAGCATATACATGACACTAGCTTCTGCATATAAAATCCGTGCTAGTGACTTGTATGCTCTCCATACAGAATTGGATAAACGTCTGCGCAAAGCTTTTGCCATGATCAGGACTAGTGCAGCATACTCATTGTTGCTTGCTGGTGCAACTCACCATCTATATTGCTTCGACTCTTCTCTGATTGCGTCAGTGGCAAATTTCTGGACCAGTGCCGGGGAGTCCCTGGTAAATCTTGCTAGAAGCTCACTGTGGGATTTGTTTGAAACTTCAGAGTTGCCGATTTCAGATGTTTCTTCTGTTGTGAAACATGGGTGCCCTAAATGCTCTTTGGTGAACACATTTGATGCCAATTTATCTCATATTCAAGCATTGCTTGCAGATTTTGAAAACATATGTAACAAGTTTCTTGATTGCATCACCAATCTCACCCAAAAAGTTTGGAGTTTTCTTATTCGGGGTTGTCATTATTTGAATGTTGTCAAAGATCCCATTGATTTCAGCTGGCTTGAATCTTCTAATGCCCTGGACATGGAGGCTTGGTTAGGTGGTAGTATTGGCACTGATGAAAGCAGTTGCATGATGGTTGAAGCACTGTGTCATGATCATCAAAGGAGGAACATCTTTCTGCTTGGTGTTCATTGCTTATTGTATGGTGGGTTTTTAGTAAGTGTATGTTATGGCCAGCATTCTCATTTGATTCATCACATTAGTACTGTTTTGTGCCCTGTGGAGCATGTCATCGAATGA
- the LOC119996402 gene encoding abscisic stress-ripening protein 5-like produces the protein MAEEKHHRHLFHHKDEGKPIETGIYSEAGYTTQANPEVDYEKEKKHHKHKEHLGELGAAAAGAYALYEKHEAKKDPEHAHRHKIEEEVAAAVAVGAGGFVFHEHHEKKKTKKEEEEAHGKKHHHLF, from the exons ATGGCTGAGGAGAAGCACCACCGCCACCTCTTCCACCACAAGGACGAGGGGAAACCTATAGAGACGGGCATTTACTCTGAAGCTGGATACACTACCCAGGCTAATCCTGAAGTTGACtatgagaaggagaagaaacacCATAAGCACAAGGAGCACCTCGGCGAGCTTGGGGCTGCCGCCGCCGGTGCCTATGCCTTG TATGAGAAGCATGAGGCAAAGAAGGATCCAGAGCATGCTCACAGGCACAAGATAGAAGAGGAGGTAGCAGCAGCAGTAGCAGTTGGTGCAGGTGGGTTTGTGTTCCATGAGCATcatgagaagaaaaaaaccaagaaagaagaagaagaggctcATGGCAAGAAGCATCACCATCTcttttag
- the LOC119997388 gene encoding protein SET DOMAIN GROUP 41 isoform X2, translating into MEMEMEMEMRASEDTEMGRDITPPLPPIAYSLHNSFLLSHCSSCFSPLSSSLRYPPLLPNPSSTHHVFYCSPQCSSSDSPLHFSTAEFHLLHSPSIPDDDSADLRVALRLLLSLPDSATQIDRVAGLLTNRHKLSSSGNTEILTRIRDGAREMAAARRARCGVTEDDEDDVVLEEAALCLVITNAVEVQDADGRAIGISVYDTAFSWINHNCSPNACYRFLLNFTNTESSSSGESVLRIVPAANQGDTSVCTHNQSKKGCKNYGPKIIVRSIRRIKKGEEVTIAYTDLLQPKAVRQSELWSKYQFICCCKRCDASPPTYVDLRLQEIFVSKLDSSILGCCVYIEKATDNLTDYIEQVVNDYLSVGDPESCCKRLENVLNQGFFYEQLETRKENSPLNFNVRLHPLHHLSLSSIYMTLASAYKIRASDLYALHTELDKRLRKAFAMIRTSAAYSLLLAGATHHLYCFDSSLIASVANFWTSAGESLVNLARSSLWDLFETSELPISDVSSVVKHGCPKCSLVNTFDANLSHIQALLADFENICNKFLDCITNLTQKVWSFLIRGCHYLNVVKDPIDFSWLESSNALDMEAWLGGSIGTDESSCMMVEALCHDHQRRNIFLLGVHCLLYGGFLVSVCYGQHSHLIHHISTVLCPVEHVIE; encoded by the exons atggagatggagatggagatggagatgaggGCGAGCGAAGACACAGAGATGGGACGAGACATAACCCCACCACTCCCTCCCATAGCATACTCTCTCCACAACTCCTTCCTTCTCTCTCACTGTTCCTCCTGCTTCTCGCCCCTCTCCTCCTCCCTCCGATACCCTCCTCTTCTCCCTAACCCTTCCTCCACCCACCATGTCTTCTACTGCTCTCCACAATGCTCCTCTTCCGACTCCCCTCTCCACTTCTCCACCGCCGAATTCCACCTCCTCCACTCCCCTTCCATCCCCGACGACGACTCCGCCGACCTCCGCGTAGCCCTCCGCCTCCTCCTCTCCCTCCCCGACTCAGCAACACAAATTGATCGAGTCGCCGGCTTGTTGACTAACCGCCACAAACTTTCCTCCTCCGGGAACACCGAGATTTTGACCAGAATTCGTGATGGAGCGAGGGAAATGGCTGCCGCTAGACGGGCTCGATGTGGCGTGACTGAGGACGATGAAGACGATGTCGTTTTGGAGGAGGCCGCGCTCTGCTTGGTTATTACGAATGCTGTGGAGGTGCAGGATGCTGATGGGCGGGCCATAGGAATTTCTGTGTATGACACGGCGTTCTCTTGGATAAATCACAACTGTTCTCCCAATGCTTGTTACCGGTTTCTCCTCAATTTTACCAATACTGAATCCTCTTCTTCGGGGGAGTCTGTGCTTCGTATTGTTCCAGCTGCCAATCAA GGTGATACAAGTGTCTGTACCCATAATCAATCGAAAAaag GCTGCAAGAATTATGGTCCGAAAATCATTGTTAGAAGCATTAGGAGGATTAAGAAAGGCGAGGAGGTGACTATTGCATACACTGACTTGTTGCAACCCAAG GCAGTGAGGCAATCAGAATTGTGGTCAAAGTATCAGTTTATTTGTTGCTGTAAGCGATGTGATGCATCACCTCCAACCTATGTTGATCTGAGGTTGCAG GaaatttttgtttccaaactgGACTCTTCAATCTTAGGCTGCTGTGTTTATATCGAGAAGGCAACTGATAATTTAACCGATTATATAGAGCAAGTTGTTAATGATTATCTATCAGTTGGTGATCCTGAATCTTGCTGCAAGAGGCTTGAGAACGTTCTTAATCAAGGATTTTTTTATGAGCAGTTAGAAACCAGGAAAGAAAATTCCCCATTGAATTTCAATGTCAGGTTGCATCCTCTGCACCATCTCTCTCTTAGCAGCATATACATGACACTAGCTTCTGCATATAAAATCCGTGCTAGTGACTTGTATGCTCTCCATACAGAATTGGATAAACGTCTGCGCAAAGCTTTTGCCATGATCAGGACTAGTGCAGCATACTCATTGTTGCTTGCTGGTGCAACTCACCATCTATATTGCTTCGACTCTTCTCTGATTGCGTCAGTGGCAAATTTCTGGACCAGTGCCGGGGAGTCCCTGGTAAATCTTGCTAGAAGCTCACTGTGGGATTTGTTTGAAACTTCAGAGTTGCCGATTTCAGATGTTTCTTCTGTTGTGAAACATGGGTGCCCTAAATGCTCTTTGGTGAACACATTTGATGCCAATTTATCTCATATTCAAGCATTGCTTGCAGATTTTGAAAACATATGTAACAAGTTTCTTGATTGCATCACCAATCTCACCCAAAAAGTTTGGAGTTTTCTTATTCGGGGTTGTCATTATTTGAATGTTGTCAAAGATCCCATTGATTTCAGCTGGCTTGAATCTTCTAATGCCCTGGACATGGAGGCTTGGTTAGGTGGTAGTATTGGCACTGATGAAAGCAGTTGCATGATGGTTGAAGCACTGTGTCATGATCATCAAAGGAGGAACATCTTTCTGCTTGGTGTTCATTGCTTATTGTATGGTGGGTTTTTAGTAAGTGTATGTTATGGCCAGCATTCTCATTTGATTCATCACATTAGTACTGTTTTGTGCCCTGTGGAGCATGTCATCGAATGA
- the LOC119996401 gene encoding abscisic stress-ripening protein 5-like isoform X2: MAEEKHHHHLFHHNKDEEKPIETDVYSEAAYTTQANPEVDYEKEKKHHKHKEHLGELGAAAAGAYALYEKHEAKKDPEHAHRHKIEEEVAAAAAVGAGGFVFHEHHEKKETKKEEEEAHGKKHHHLF; the protein is encoded by the exons ATGGCTGAGGAGAAGCACCACCACCATCTCTTCCACCACAACAAGGATGAGGAGAAACCAATAGAGACGGACGTTTACTCTGAG GCTGCATACACTACTCAGGCTAATCCTGAAGTTGACtatgagaaggagaagaaacacCATAAGCACAAGGAGCACCTCGGCGAGCTTGGGGCTGCTGCCGCGGGTGCCTATGCCTTG TATGAGAAGCATGAGGCAAAGAAGGATCCAGAGCATGCTCACAGGCACAAGATAGAAGAGGAggtagcagcagcagcagcagttggTGCTGGTGGGTTTGTGTTCCATGAGCATCATGAGaagaaagaaaccaagaaagaagaagaagaggctcATGGCAAGAAGCACCACCATCTcttttag
- the LOC119997388 gene encoding protein SET DOMAIN GROUP 41 isoform X1, which translates to MEMEMEMEMRASEDTEMGRDITPPLPPIAYSLHNSFLLSHCSSCFSPLSSSLRYPPLLPNPSSTHHVFYCSPQCSSSDSPLHFSTAEFHLLHSPSIPDDDSADLRVALRLLLSLPDSATQIDRVAGLLTNRHKLSSSGNTEILTRIRDGAREMAAARRARCGVTEDDEDDVVLEEAALCLVITNAVEVQDADGRAIGISVYDTAFSWINHNCSPNACYRFLLNFTNTESSSSGESVLRIVPAANQGDTSVCTHNQSKKGCKNYGPKIIVRSIRRIKKGEEVTIAYTDLLQPKAVRQSELWSKYQFICCCKRCDASPPTYVDLRLQFPQDLNKWRKGNEQAQSEVGGFNFNSNWLHYLLFPCPFLLEIFVSKLDSSILGCCVYIEKATDNLTDYIEQVVNDYLSVGDPESCCKRLENVLNQGFFYEQLETRKENSPLNFNVRLHPLHHLSLSSIYMTLASAYKIRASDLYALHTELDKRLRKAFAMIRTSAAYSLLLAGATHHLYCFDSSLIASVANFWTSAGESLVNLARSSLWDLFETSELPISDVSSVVKHGCPKCSLVNTFDANLSHIQALLADFENICNKFLDCITNLTQKVWSFLIRGCHYLNVVKDPIDFSWLESSNALDMEAWLGGSIGTDESSCMMVEALCHDHQRRNIFLLGVHCLLYGGFLVSVCYGQHSHLIHHISTVLCPVEHVIE; encoded by the exons atggagatggagatggagatggagatgaggGCGAGCGAAGACACAGAGATGGGACGAGACATAACCCCACCACTCCCTCCCATAGCATACTCTCTCCACAACTCCTTCCTTCTCTCTCACTGTTCCTCCTGCTTCTCGCCCCTCTCCTCCTCCCTCCGATACCCTCCTCTTCTCCCTAACCCTTCCTCCACCCACCATGTCTTCTACTGCTCTCCACAATGCTCCTCTTCCGACTCCCCTCTCCACTTCTCCACCGCCGAATTCCACCTCCTCCACTCCCCTTCCATCCCCGACGACGACTCCGCCGACCTCCGCGTAGCCCTCCGCCTCCTCCTCTCCCTCCCCGACTCAGCAACACAAATTGATCGAGTCGCCGGCTTGTTGACTAACCGCCACAAACTTTCCTCCTCCGGGAACACCGAGATTTTGACCAGAATTCGTGATGGAGCGAGGGAAATGGCTGCCGCTAGACGGGCTCGATGTGGCGTGACTGAGGACGATGAAGACGATGTCGTTTTGGAGGAGGCCGCGCTCTGCTTGGTTATTACGAATGCTGTGGAGGTGCAGGATGCTGATGGGCGGGCCATAGGAATTTCTGTGTATGACACGGCGTTCTCTTGGATAAATCACAACTGTTCTCCCAATGCTTGTTACCGGTTTCTCCTCAATTTTACCAATACTGAATCCTCTTCTTCGGGGGAGTCTGTGCTTCGTATTGTTCCAGCTGCCAATCAA GGTGATACAAGTGTCTGTACCCATAATCAATCGAAAAaag GCTGCAAGAATTATGGTCCGAAAATCATTGTTAGAAGCATTAGGAGGATTAAGAAAGGCGAGGAGGTGACTATTGCATACACTGACTTGTTGCAACCCAAG GCAGTGAGGCAATCAGAATTGTGGTCAAAGTATCAGTTTATTTGTTGCTGTAAGCGATGTGATGCATCACCTCCAACCTATGTTGATCTGAGGTTGCAG TTCCCTCAAGATCTGAACAAGTGGCGAAAAGGGAATGAACAAGCACAGAGTGAAGTTGGGGGTTTCAATTTTAACTCTAATTGGCTGCACTACTTGCTCTTTCCATGCCCATTTCTTCTG GaaatttttgtttccaaactgGACTCTTCAATCTTAGGCTGCTGTGTTTATATCGAGAAGGCAACTGATAATTTAACCGATTATATAGAGCAAGTTGTTAATGATTATCTATCAGTTGGTGATCCTGAATCTTGCTGCAAGAGGCTTGAGAACGTTCTTAATCAAGGATTTTTTTATGAGCAGTTAGAAACCAGGAAAGAAAATTCCCCATTGAATTTCAATGTCAGGTTGCATCCTCTGCACCATCTCTCTCTTAGCAGCATATACATGACACTAGCTTCTGCATATAAAATCCGTGCTAGTGACTTGTATGCTCTCCATACAGAATTGGATAAACGTCTGCGCAAAGCTTTTGCCATGATCAGGACTAGTGCAGCATACTCATTGTTGCTTGCTGGTGCAACTCACCATCTATATTGCTTCGACTCTTCTCTGATTGCGTCAGTGGCAAATTTCTGGACCAGTGCCGGGGAGTCCCTGGTAAATCTTGCTAGAAGCTCACTGTGGGATTTGTTTGAAACTTCAGAGTTGCCGATTTCAGATGTTTCTTCTGTTGTGAAACATGGGTGCCCTAAATGCTCTTTGGTGAACACATTTGATGCCAATTTATCTCATATTCAAGCATTGCTTGCAGATTTTGAAAACATATGTAACAAGTTTCTTGATTGCATCACCAATCTCACCCAAAAAGTTTGGAGTTTTCTTATTCGGGGTTGTCATTATTTGAATGTTGTCAAAGATCCCATTGATTTCAGCTGGCTTGAATCTTCTAATGCCCTGGACATGGAGGCTTGGTTAGGTGGTAGTATTGGCACTGATGAAAGCAGTTGCATGATGGTTGAAGCACTGTGTCATGATCATCAAAGGAGGAACATCTTTCTGCTTGGTGTTCATTGCTTATTGTATGGTGGGTTTTTAGTAAGTGTATGTTATGGCCAGCATTCTCATTTGATTCATCACATTAGTACTGTTTTGTGCCCTGTGGAGCATGTCATCGAATGA